The nucleotide sequence GAAACAGCACAGGGTACTACAGGCAGCAGGGCAGGCCAGGGAACTCAGTTCTACCCCCAGGATGCATTTCCCGTCCACACTCACCCTGCACCACTCCCCAGGGGTACTGCCGTGCTCGAACCAGCTTGTTCCCCACCTTCACCTCCTCGGTGCTGCCCACCACGGCAAAGGGCAGATGTGCCTGGAAAGGGGCCCGGGTATGCATAAGCCCTGAGCTGACACAGACTAATGGCAgactctccctccctgcccctgggTCCTAGGGAGGGGCAGCCAGACCTGAACAAAGGCTCCAGGGCCAGATGCTTACTTCCTGGCTCTCTTCTGGAGAAATGTCCCAGAACCCCAAACAGGGGAGTGGGCTGAACCCTCAACCCCCTCCCTGGTGCTCCTGATTCTCCAAGCTGTTCTTTCAGCACTCGGGCCTCCCAGGGGCCATTAGAGCTTCCTGAAAGGACCTGTGAGCCTGGCTCCCTTCCAGGTTCCCAAACCCTTAAGCCTGCTCAACTCCTTCCATTTCCAGGCTCCTCCATGAGTCCAGATCTTATGACACCCAAACCTGGGGTCCCCAGTGTAGGCCCACTATCAGATTCCTCCTGTCCCCTGCCCACAGATGTAGGACTGGCCAGCTCCAGATGCCCACCCTTCTGTCCTGGAGAAGCTAAGGCTGGAATCCTGGGGAACAAGAgtctcctggggctgtgtcagATCTGTGCCGGCTCCTCGCCCTCTGGCCCCAGGGCCCTGAGGCCCTCGCCCAACGCTCACATTCATGACTGCGTTAATCTCTGCAACAGCCTCGTCATCCGTGGGAAACTGGTAGATCTGGACCCCGTTGCTGACCAACTCGCCCAtgatcttgatcttgaacttgtGGAGCTCGCTCTTGGAGATGGTGTCAGCCTTGGCGATGATGGGAATAATGTTCACCTGCCAGGATCAGGGGAGGGGACAGCAGGCTGGTTGGCTCTTTTGAGCAGTGGTTCCCATGCCATGCCCAGGATATGGATAGCCATGCCCAGGCCATATCCCTGGGCAGGGGGAAGGAGGCCAGAGAGATGGAGCCACTCCCACGGGCAGCCATAGTGCAAACCCAGCCACCTGTGGCCATTCTGATGAGTTTCAACAATTGGCTGCAGTGCTTCTTACAGCCCTGGTTCCCCCAAATCACCATCCAGCCCCAAAACTGGTCCCCCTAGGCATACCCAGCTTTGACCCAGAATCCTTTGAAGGTCCTAATTGGCCTGGGGCCTGACAGAAGGAGTGGTGGGGGGCTATGCTTCCCACTAAGCAGGTAAAAGGACCCATCAGCAGTAGCCATAAGAAGATCCCAAAATCTCCCAGGCCCAGGCTATCCcgtttttcacaataaaaatgaacTCCTGAGATGGGAGGGCAGTCACGTGAGAGCTGACAAGGGATGTGGGGTCACATGCCCTTCAAGATGCACAGCACTTCCAGTCCTTCCCATGAAGCTGCCTCCCTTCTCTACCCCTACAGTACCCACCCCTCATTCACATCCCATTTCTGGGCCTTAACTCTCCTCTCCCTGATGGGCTCAGAAGGAGCCAAAGGACATTTATGtcagggaggaagggggaagtgAAAGGAGGAGCTAGAAATTAGGAATTGAGAGATAGAAAATGAGCAGagaagaggctgagatgggaagggaGGTTCCCTGGAGCGAAGGGGAACAAACACTATCGGGAGCGGGAGGGGCTGAGAATGAGAATGATTCAGCTGCAAGCAAGGGGCTCAGGGTCAGACCCAGGGCACAGGACTCTGGAGAACGAGCCCAGAGCATTGGGGGCCACTGGAGCAGGAGGGACAGacgcaagacagagagaggaccGAGCCAATGGGGGGCCACCCACAAGCCCCCGACCAGGTCCCTGAGGACCATGGTGTTCAGGCATGAGGCAGCCACCACATCGCATCGCAGCAGAAGACTATGGAGCCTGTGACAGCAGGTGGGGACAGGGATACCTTGCTGTCTAGTTTCTTCATGGTCACTAGATCTAGAGACTTCAGGGAGTGCCCTGTGGGCGTGATGAAGTAGAGGCAAACGTGGATCCTTGTGTCATGGTAGTCGAAGAGCGAGCGGCGGATCTTCAGCTCCTCCTGCAGATAATTTTCAAACTGCGCATCGATGTAGTCAACTATGGGCCTGTAACTACAGACAGCTCCATCACCCAGGAGGCTGCCAGCTGAGATCAGGGGCTTGGGGCTTGGGGGCGCTCAGGGCTCGGGGCCAAGCCAGGCTGCCCCCTGGCCTTTTCTTTCTGGGAACAGCTTCTGCCTGAGATCCCTGACTGGATACAGGCAGCTGACCCCTTCTCCAGACACCTAAAGGAGTAACTGGTCTGTTGGTGACCACAGAGCCTCAGATATTCCCCAAGAGGCCCTCCCTGGCCCCCTGCAGTGTGAGGGCTGGGCTACTGGTATGGGGGCCAATgtaggtggggtgggaggaggctggGTGGGGCCGCCCTTCCCGCCTCTTGCCTCTCATCCTTATTGATCTGATCCCCAAAGCCCACGGCATCCACAATGGTCAGCTTGAGCTGCACGTTGCTCTCCTGGAGGTCGTAGGTCTGGGGCCGCAGGTGTACGCATGCCTCATGGTGACTGGCTTCCTCAGTCTCGAAGGTCGTGTTGAAGAGTGTGTTCATCAGTGTGGATTTGCCAATGCCGGTCTCCCCTGGGCAGTGAGGACAGGAGGGGAAGAAGTGGGTGTCATAGGCTGGAAATGGGCTGTCCTTGACTGGTGGCTAGGCCAGGCAGGGCTCAGGCATCCATGGCCCCTGGATAAGAGAAAGGGGCAGGCTGCCCACCCCATCCCTCATCACCCCCATTCCCCAGGAACTATCTTTTCCTGTGGCCTCAGAAATAACCTGTGGAAGGAAGAGCCAAAAGGTGGACTTGGACAGAAGACATAGCTGTGTGTGATATGTGATGTATTTCCTCAGGGAGCAGGGAAGAGACAGAGCCAGGCAGCTGTGTAGACACCACTGCAGACCCAATCACCTCACACATAACCTGCTCTACAAAACACCCCTCCCGGGACCAGGGTGGTCATGGGACCAAGAGGGCCAGGGTCTAAAGCCACCAGTGGCTCAACTCATGCGCCCCGGACAGCCCTAGCTCCACATGGCTTTAGCTGGGGGAACTCAGGATGGGCTGCTTCCCGAAGGGCACCTGCAGAGGGACCAGAAGAGCACTTTGTGTCCTTCTGGGAGTCCCAGGGAACCTCCGAGAGCCTCTCTGCTTGGGGCTGTTATTTGTTCACATGCGTGCTGGAGCACTTACCATAGGATATGGTGATGAGGGGCAGAGCTGTTTACCATAACGTCCTTGACACAGGGTGGGAAGCAGTAAATGAGtacatgttttttaaatgaacaaacaaatgaataaatgaacctaAATCTCTGTGATAAACACccacagtttacaaagcactttcatgtGCCCGATCCGGTTTACTCTTCATGATAATGCTGTGTCAGGCCCTGGCTCTAACTCTATCCTTGACTCTGGCAGAGACACCAACCAAATCCTCGTCCTGACACCCCCAAAGTTTCACTCTGCCTGGGAAGCCCCCTTGCAGCTCAACAGGGGGCCAGAAGCACCCCCTCTCCCAGGAGGTTCTCACCCACCCTCTGTCTGAGGCCAGGCCCTGACACTCACCCACACAGAGGATGTTGAAGCTGAAGCCCTGAGTGACCGACTTGCTGACCAGCTGGTCGGGGAGGCTGTCGAAACCCACATGGCCGCCCAGGGAGAGGCTCCGGGGCTCTGGCTCTGCATTCTGccaagagagaaataaagcaagACATGAGCCCACTGGGGAAGAAAGGTCAAGCTGCGGGGCGGGCGCTAAATCTGAGTTAAAACAGTGAAGCAGCCCCACCCGATGTCTGAATTCTCAACAAATCTCAGACACACCCTGAGTACACCCGAGCACCAACTCCAGGCCAAGTTTCCCCAGAGGGAGCCCGATGCCCCCAGGGGGAAAGGCCCTTCCACTCTGTAGCTTTGCTCCACCTGGGATGGCCAGGGATGCCTGGGCTGAGGGCTCCATGTCTCCTGGCATAGGTGGCCCCAGGGGCTGTGGTTGCTACCCATAAGGGCCCACCTGTTTTCCTACTCAGGAGGAGGCCCCAGATGGTCCCAGAGGACCAGATTGGAAAGTGTGTCTGTTCCTGCAGCCAGCTCTAGGAGAGGGGGGATGCTGCCCCTGCCTAGTCCTCCCAGGCCCTCCCACTGAGGCAGGACTCAAGCAGGGCCACGTCTGGTCCAACCCCCTCACAAGCATGCTCCCTCAGAGGAGCCTTCTCTATCAGCTGGGCTCGTGGCCCTCCATGTTCACCCCTGCTCCTCACACACCCACGTATGGGACTCATGCATGGACCCTGCTAAAGGAGCCGGCCCTCACTCACACAACCCCCCCGTGGGGCTCAGGGGTGGGTTCCAAAGGGACTGAGACTCTGAGGCCTCCTCCCTTCTGCCTCAGTGGTATTCTCTAGAGACCCCCAGCTCCTGGCTCCTGACTCCTGCCACCCTTCCACCCCCATCTCAGCCCTGGTTGTCTAGACAGAAGGTTCCGGGTAAGAATGTGGAGGCCTGGCCTTAGCAGAGAGCTGAGCGGCAGGCCCCGAGTGAGCTGGGGCCACTGGAGCTGGCCCACcgctctataaaaagaaaccaCGAGGACCCAAAGCAGAGGGTCATGGTCACACTCCAACTTGTGTGGCTGGTTTCTCTGACTCCCTGGAATGGGGTAAAATGCTGCCCGAGGGAAGGTTCCCAGGTTCAGCCCCTCTGGAGGGCAGACCTTAGGCAGCTCCATGTTGTGCAGAGTCATGCCTCCTCCATTCCTGAGCCCCACTGCCCTGAGACAGctagaaagaggaaggagaggaaggggcaGCGGATTCAGAGTCTCTCCCGCCCATAGCCGCAGGGTGGTGAAGCAGGTCCAGCTAAGGACAGCCCAGGAGATAGGGCCAGTGGCAGCCCTTGTGCAGATGTGGATACAGGCTCGGGGTCAGGAACGGACAGGGGGCCCTGACTCCTGCCCCACAGAAGCATCTCCTCAGCACCTGAGCAGCTGACCTGTGCCGCAGCCCACTGCCTTGGCCTGAACCCCTCTGGccatccttccctcccaaccAGAGAACCTTGGCACTCAAACCCAACCTTCTGCACAACTGATGTCTACCTCCCCACAGCAGCCTTGCATCAGTGACTCCCAAGTGTGGGTGCTGGCAACCTAGACCCCACATGGCCCCTCTGGGCAGTTGTACCATCCCCTCAAACAAGTCAGGGCTACCCCTAAACCTGCTTTCTCCCATGACTCTCTCTCAACGGAGCCTCTTTTCTTATAGCTGACCCTTTCTCCCCATCACCTAGCCCCAAAGCATCATGTCCCAATCTCCCCACTCAAGCCCAGATCTCCTTAGGGCTGCAAACATAATTGGACAAGGAGGTCCCAAAGGCAGTTTCCTCTCATTGGTGCCCACATAAAAGTAGTTAATGAAGCCTAGGAGGTGCTGGGTCAGGTCCAAAGCCCTTAGCATGGTGTTCCAGGCCTTCCTCACTGGCCTGGTTCCAGCCCAGCTGGTAACTCTGAGCTCTCTTTTCAAACTCCGCCCCTCCCCTGGCTCTACAGCTACTCTACTTTTTCCTTGGCACCCACTCTCACCTGGCCCCCAAGCACTTACGTTCCAGACCCCTCACTTGGCAGTTATCCTGTTTCCTAGTACTACTGGTTATCCTTTTTTAATGCGTCTTGATTCTCCACCTATTCTATAAGCTTCTAGATGTTGGCTGCAGGTTGGGGAGGTCAGGTTTTctattcttccttccctcccattACTATGCCCAACATGCTGGACAATGCTACCATTTATAAGTTACTGAACACAGCCTCCAACTGCTATGGCATCAGAGCACCTGCCCACCTTACACAGGGCTTCATTATTTAGTCTCTGTTCCACCTCCTTGTGTCAGCTTGAGGATCAAATGGAGGACACAACAGTCGGTCtagagcttttttcttttcaggcAAGACTGAAAATCTCCAAAATTTAAGGCGTGCTGTGCTTGCAGAGAAGGCTATGTGTTTATTCATCCTCTTCTTCCAAGGGGTGACACAATCAGGATGCAATCCAACATCCTGTAGTCTGCCGCCAAACCCCACCAAGTCAGCTGTGTCtggaaaccacacacacacacacacacacacacacgcagctgCAGAGCACTTACTGAGAAGCAGaggccattccattcctgttctcCCCcactttcttacagttctaggcTCCAGAGGCTAAGTGTAGCACTGGGGGTTCTTGGGGTGGGTCTCACATAAACCACCTATCCACACACAGCAACTGCAGAG is from Pan troglodytes isolate AG18354 chromosome 4, NHGRI_mPanTro3-v2.0_pri, whole genome shotgun sequence and encodes:
- the SEPTIN8 gene encoding septin-8 isoform X11, translating into MNTLFNTTFETEEASHHEACVHLRPQTYDLQESNVQLKLTIVDAVGFGDQINKDESYRPIVDYIDAQFENYLQEELKIRRSLFDYHDTRIHVCLYFITPTGHSLKSLDLVTMKKLDSKVNIIPIIAKADTISKSELHKFKIKIMGELVSNGVQIYQFPTDDEAVAEINAVMNAHLPFAVVGSTEEVKVGNKLVRARQYPWGVVQVENENHCDFVKLREMLIRVNMEDLREQTHSRHYELYRRCKLEEMGFQDSDGDSQPFSLQETYEAKRKEFLSELQRKEEEMRQMFVNKVKETELELKEKERELHEKFEHLKRVHQEEKRKVEEKRRELEEETNAFNRRKAAVEALQSQALHATSQQPLRKDKDKKN
- the SEPTIN8 gene encoding septin-8 isoform X12 translates to MNTLFNTTFETEEASHHEACVHLRPQTYDLQESNVQLKLTIVDAVGFGDQINKDERPIVDYIDAQFENYLQEELKIRRSLFDYHDTRIHVCLYFITPTGHSLKSLDLVTMKKLDSKVNIIPIIAKADTISKSELHKFKIKIMGELVSNGVQIYQFPTDDEAVAEINAVMNAHLPFAVVGSTEEVKVGNKLVRARQYPWGVVQVENENHCDFVKLREMLIRVNMEDLREQTHSRHYELYRRCKLEEMGFQDSDGDSQPFSLQETYEAKRKEFLSELQRKEEEMRQMFVNKVKETELELKEKERELHEKFEHLKRVHQEEKRKVEEKRRELEEETNAFNRRKAAVEALQSQALHATSQQPLRKDKDKKN
- the SEPTIN8 gene encoding septin-8 isoform X2 — protein: MAATDLERFSNAEPEPRSLSLGGHVGFDSLPDQLVSKSVTQGFSFNILCVGETGIGKSTLMNTLFNTTFETEEASHHEACVHLRPQTYDLQESNVQLKLTIVDAVGFGDQINKDERPIVDYIDAQFENYLQEELKIRRSLFDYHDTRIHVCLYFITPTGHSLKSLDLVTMKKLDSKVNIIPIIAKADTISKSELHKFKIKIMGELVSNGVQIYQFPTDDEAVAEINAVMNAHLPFAVVGSTEEVKVGNKLVRARQYPWGVVQVENENHCDFVKLREMLIRVNMEDLREQTHSRHYELYRRCKLEEMGFQDSDGDSQPFSLQETYEAKRKEFLSELQRKEEEMRQMFVNKVKETELELKEKERELHEKFEHLKRVHQEEKRKVEEKRRELEEETNAFNRRKAAVEALQSQALHATSQQPLRKDKDKKNRSDIGAHQPGMSLSSSKVMMTKASVEPLNCSSWWPAIQCCSCLVRDATWREGFL
- the SEPTIN8 gene encoding septin-8 isoform X1; translated protein: MAATDLERFSNAEPEPRSLSLGGHVGFDSLPDQLVSKSVTQGFSFNILCVGETGIGKSTLMNTLFNTTFETEEASHHEACVHLRPQTYDLQESNVQLKLTIVDAVGFGDQINKDESYRPIVDYIDAQFENYLQEELKIRRSLFDYHDTRIHVCLYFITPTGHSLKSLDLVTMKKLDSKVNIIPIIAKADTISKSELHKFKIKIMGELVSNGVQIYQFPTDDEAVAEINAVMNAHLPFAVVGSTEEVKVGNKLVRARQYPWGVVQVENENHCDFVKLREMLIRVNMEDLREQTHSRHYELYRRCKLEEMGFQDSDGDSQPFSLQETYEAKRKEFLSELQRKEEEMRQMFVNKVKETELELKEKERELHEKFEHLKRVHQEEKRKVEEKRRELEEETNAFNRRKAAVEALQSQALHATSQQPLRKDKDKKKSDIGAHQPGMSLSSSKVMMTKASVEPLNCSSWWPAIQCCSCLVRDATWREGFL
- the SEPTIN8 gene encoding septin-8 isoform X7, giving the protein MAATDLERFSNAEPEPRSLSLGGHVGFDSLPDQLVSKSVTQGFSFNILCVGETGIGKSTLMNTLFNTTFETEEASHHEACVHLRPQTYDLQESNVQLKLTIVDAVGFGDQINKDESYRPIVDYIDAQFENYLQEELKIRRSLFDYHDTRIHVCLYFITPTGHSLKSLDLVTMKKLDSKVNIIPIIAKADTISKSELHKFKIKIMGELVSNGVQIYQFPTDDEAVAEINAVMNAHLPFAVVGSTEEVKVGNKLVRARQYPWGVVQVENENHCDFVKLREMLIRVNMEDLREQTHSRHYELYRRCKLEEMGFQDSDGDSQPFSLQETYEAKRKEFLSELQRKEEEMRQMFVNKVKETELELKEKERELHEKFEHLKRVHQEEKRKVEEKRRELEEETNAFNRRKAAVEALQSQALHATSQQPLRKDKDKKN
- the SEPTIN8 gene encoding septin-8 isoform X6 — encoded protein: MAATDLERFSNAEPEPRSLSLGGHVGFDSLPDQLVSKSVTQGFSFNILCVGETGIGKSTLMNTLFNTTFETEEASHHEACVHLRPQTYDLQESNVQLKLTIVDAVGFGDQINKDERPIVDYIDAQFENYLQEELKIRRSLFDYHDTRIHVCLYFITPTGHSLKSLDLVTMKKLDSKVNIIPIIAKADTISKSELHKFKIKIMGELVSNGVQIYQFPTDDEAVAEINAVMNAHLPFAVVGSTEEVKVGNKLVRARQYPWGVVQVENENHCDFVKLREMLIRVNMEDLREQTHSRHYELYRRCKLEEMGFQDSDGDSQPFSLQETYEAKRKEFLSELQRKEEEMRQMFVNKVKETELELKEKERELHEKFEHLKRVHQEEKRKVEEKRRELEEETNAFNRRKAAVEALQSQALHATSQQPLRKDKDKKKASGWSSIYSVTIP
- the SEPTIN8 gene encoding septin-8 isoform X8, with the protein product MAATDLERFSNAEPEPRSLSLGGHVGFDSLPDQLVSKSVTQGFSFNILCVGETGIGKSTLMNTLFNTTFETEEASHHEACVHLRPQTYDLQESNVQLKLTIVDAVGFGDQINKDERPIVDYIDAQFENYLQEELKIRRSLFDYHDTRIHVCLYFITPTGHSLKSLDLVTMKKLDSKVNIIPIIAKADTISKSELHKFKIKIMGELVSNGVQIYQFPTDDEAVAEINAVMNAHLPFAVVGSTEEVKVGNKLVRARQYPWGVVQVENENHCDFVKLREMLIRVNMEDLREQTHSRHYELYRRCKLEEMGFQDSDGDSQPFSLQETYEAKRKEFLSELQRKEEEMRQMFVNKVKETELELKEKERELHEKFEHLKRVHQEEKRKVEEKRRELEEETNAFNRRKAAVEALQSQALHATSQQPLRKDKDKKN
- the SEPTIN8 gene encoding septin-8 isoform X4 translates to MAATDLERFSNAEPEPRSLSLGGHVGFDSLPDQLVSKSVTQGFSFNILCVGETGIGKSTLMNTLFNTTFETEEASHHEACVHLRPQTYDLQESNVQLKLTIVDAVGFGDQINKDESYRPIVDYIDAQFENYLQEELKIRRSLFDYHDTRIHVCLYFITPTGHSLKSLDLVTMKKLDSKVNIIPIIAKADTISKSELHKFKIKIMGELVSNGVQIYQFPTDDEAVAEINAVMNAHLPFAVVGSTEEVKVGNKLVRARQYPWGVVQVENENHCDFVKLREMLIRVNMEDLREQTHSRHYELYRRCKLEEMGFQDSDGDSQPFSLQETYEAKRKEFLSELQRKEEEMRQMFVNKVKETELELKEKERELHEKFEHLKRVHQEEKRKVEEKRRELEEETNAFNRRKAAVEALQSQALHATSQQPLRKDKDKKNRSDIGAHQPGMSLSSSKVMMTKASVEPLNCSSWWPAIQCCSCLVRDATWREGFL
- the SEPTIN8 gene encoding septin-8 isoform X3: MAATDLERFSNAEPEPRSLSLGGHVGFDSLPDQLVSKSVTQGFSFNILCVGETGIGKSTLMNTLFNTTFETEEASHHEACVHLRPQTYDLQESNVQLKLTIVDAVGFGDQINKDERPIVDYIDAQFENYLQEELKIRRSLFDYHDTRIHVCLYFITPTGHSLKSLDLVTMKKLDSKVNIIPIIAKADTISKSELHKFKIKIMGELVSNGVQIYQFPTDDEAVAEINAVMNAHLPFAVVGSTEEVKVGNKLVRARQYPWGVVQVENENHCDFVKLREMLIRVNMEDLREQTHSRHYELYRRCKLEEMGFQDSDGDSQPFSLQETYEAKRKEFLSELQRKEEEMRQMFVNKVKETELELKEKERELHEKFEHLKRVHQEEKRKVEEKRRELEEETNAFNRRKAAVEALQSQALHATSQQPLRKDKDKKKSDIGAHQPGMSLSSSKVMMTKASVEPLNCSSWWPAIQCCSCLVRDATWREGFL
- the SEPTIN8 gene encoding septin-8 isoform X5, which translates into the protein MAATDLERFSNAEPEPRSLSLGGHVGFDSLPDQLVSKSVTQGFSFNILCVGETGIGKSTLMNTLFNTTFETEEASHHEACVHLRPQTYDLQESNVQLKLTIVDAVGFGDQINKDESYRPIVDYIDAQFENYLQEELKIRRSLFDYHDTRIHVCLYFITPTGHSLKSLDLVTMKKLDSKVNIIPIIAKADTISKSELHKFKIKIMGELVSNGVQIYQFPTDDEAVAEINAVMNAHLPFAVVGSTEEVKVGNKLVRARQYPWGVVQVENENHCDFVKLREMLIRVNMEDLREQTHSRHYELYRRCKLEEMGFQDSDGDSQPFSLQETYEAKRKEFLSELQRKEEEMRQMFVNKVKETELELKEKERELHEKFEHLKRVHQEEKRKVEEKRRELEEETNAFNRRKAAVEALQSQALHATSQQPLRKDKDKKKASGWSSIYSVTIP